A stretch of DNA from Halioglobus japonicus:
CGCGGCGTGATCGATGGCAAAGACGCCATCGTCTTGGAACACATTACCCGCATCACCGATAACATCGCGCCTGAATGGCCCATGGGAAAGGGCTATCGCGTCATTATCGAGGGCGAACCGCGCATGGAAATCAGCATGGATATGGAAGATCAACACGGTGATCATGCCGTGGCCGGTGTTATCCAGACTGCCACCGCCATCGTCAATGCCATTCCGGCCGTGGTGAACCACGCCCCCGGCATGGTCGCGGCCTTTGATCTGCCCAAAATTTCCGGCAAGGGTTTATACCGCGGCTAAGCCGCAGCCAGTAACACCAACAATAATCACAACAGGAGTTCGGAGCATGACGTATAAAGTGGTGCAGTGGGCAACCGGCAATCTCGGCAGGCCCGCCATTGAGGGCATTGTGTCCCACCCGGAACTGGAACTGGCGGGGGTATGGGTGCACAGCGACAGCAAGGTTGGCCAGGATGCTGGCGCGCTGGCTGATCGCCCCGACCTGGTGACCGGCGTTAAAGCCACCAACGATATCGATGCCCTGATCGGGCTTGCGCCAGACTGTATTCTCTACAGCCCGCTGGTCCCCATCGAAAGCGAGATCCTCGCGTTTCTCCAGGCGGGTATTAACGTGGTGACGCCACTGGGCTGGTTTTATCCCCGCGACCTGAAAACAGCCGCCATCGACGCCGCCTGTGAGCAGGGCCAGAGCACGCTACATGGCACTGGCATTCACCCCGGCGGCGTGACTGAAAAATGGCCGCTGGTGATGTCCTCGTTCTCACGCGATGTGACCTATGTCAGCTGCGAAGAGTATTCAGACTGTCGCACCTACGGCGCACCCGATGTGCTACACGACATTATGCTGTTCGGCAGAACACCCGAGGACGCCGCCAACAGTCCCATGTTGCAATTGCTGGGCTCAGGCTTCGGCCAGTCAGTGCACATGATCGCAGACGCCATGGGCTTTACTCTGGATGGCCCACTGCGCGCCAGTCACGATTTCGCCCTCGCCACCGCCCCCATCGACACTCCCATGGGTGCGATACAGCCTGACCACGTGGCCGCCCAGCGCTTTCGCTGGGAGGGCCTGCGCAACGGCGAGCCGGTGGTGAAGGCTGAGGTGAACTGGTACATGGGCACCGACAATATCGAAACCGATTGGTTTGAGGCGGACAAAATCGCAGCCAGCGGTGAGTGCTTTGCTATGCGGGTAGAGGGTGATCCGCCAGTGTACATACAGACGCACGGCGTACACCCCACCCGGGACATGGACTGGAGCGAAGTCCACCGGCGCAACCCCGGCATGGTGGCCACGGCCATGCACTGTGTGAACAGCATCCCCTTCGTATGCCGCGCCGAACCCGGGATCAAGACCTACCTGGACCTCCCCCTCATCCACGGTAAAGCCAAAGTGGTGGACTGATCAGAGCCCGGCAAAGGCAATAGCCTGAGCCACGTACAGGGCAAAGGGAACTTCGTTGCCGGGGGAGGGCTCGGTCTGGGACAGGAATACCCCCACCAGCCCGGTTTCCGGGCTGACGAAGAAATGGGTACCGAAGTACCCCGCCCACCAGAAGTCACCCGTGCGATCGGGTGTCACGCTCGCTTCGTCATCAGCCACCACCGCAAACCCCAGGCCCCAGCCAATGCCTTCAATTCCCTCATTAGCCATCACCCCACCAGGGACATGCAGGGCCTGTATCTGTGCGAGCGTGTCGGGCTGCAGCACCTGCACGCCCTGGTAAGTGCCATCATTCCACAGCATCAGGGCGAACCGCAGATAGTCCCCTGCCGTAGACACCAACCCGCTGCCGCCCTCGGGGAAATCAGCATCAATGGTAGAACCAAAATCGATCAGTTCTCCCGAGGCATCGTGACGATACACAGTGGCCAGGCCACTGCGATCCGCCATATTGACCAGGTAGCGCGTGTGCCCCATGCCCAGTGGTTCAAACACATTTGCCTGTAAATAGGCATCGATACGCTGCCCGGATACAACCTCCACGACCGCGGCCAGGGCATCCGCCGACCAGCCATAGCGCCAACGGGTGCCCGGCTCTTCAAACAAGGGCAATGAGGCCATGGCCGAAATGCGTCCCTGCAATGTGCCGGCGCCCTCTTCGCGGGGGCTGTTGGCCTGCCAGTGTTGCCAGAGTTCGGTTTCTTCATCCCGCCCGGGGCCGATACCCGAAGCAAACATCAACAGGTGGCGGACCAGCACCGGCTGAGCAGGCCGGGTATCAAAGTCACCCTGTGCATTGCGGGCCTGACTTACCGCGACCTGACTGTCAGCAAAAGCAGGTATATATTTTGCGACAGGATCATCCAGATCCATGCGCCCCTGCTCGACCAGCTGCATAGCGGCCACGGCGATCACGGGCTTGGTCATCGAGGCGAAGCGCATAGGGGTGGTGAGCATCATCGGCCGTTCGCTGGCGATATCGGCCCAGCCGTAGGCATTGGCGTGAATTGGCACACCGTCGCGGGCAAACATCAGCACATAGCCGGCGCGGTTGCCGCGCCAGACATCCTGGCGCAGATAGGCATCCATGGCGGCCCGGCTCCACCAGCTGAGGTTCTCGACCTCACCTGGATTCTCCTGCGCCGCTGGCACCCCGGGATCCAGGGTTTTGCCACTACACCCCATAAGAGAAAACAGAACCACCCAACCCGCCACTAAGGACAGAACACCTGAACGTCGTTGCATTGGAACCGACCCACGTTTGTTATTATCAGTGTGGTCAATTCTGCCCGGAATGGCAGTAAGTGCAAGCTACACGTCGGGACAGCGCGTGACTCGGGGGTGGGCGAGCGACCGATTCTTCCTTATAATCCCCGCTCCCTCGCAAAGGGCCTATAGCTCAGTTGGTTAGAGCATCCGACTCATAATCGGCAGGTCGAAGGTTCAAGTCCTTCTAGGCCCACCATTTCTTATAGATTATCAAAGACTTATAGAGTCTTTCACCCACCGACTGCCTGCGAGGGGAAGGGTGGCAACGAGTAGCCCATGGTCGGAGGCCTCCCCGATATCCAAGAGGCCCGCTGTACCGCTCATGCTAACCGCAAGTAAACTCGAAAAAATCATCGAACTCGAACAAAACCTTCGCGCTGAATACCAGGACAAACTGGATGCGCTCACCGCCGAGGCCGAACGCTATAGAGCGGCATTGGCTGATCAGCAGGAGCAGCTGCAGACGACCATCGACCAGCAACTGGAAAGCATTAAGCAGCTTACCGCCAGCGCGGTAGCCAATGAGAAAGTGGAGCAGCAGAACCGCGAACTGAGTAACCGCAGCCAGAATTTGCAGGACGAGGTGACTACACTGAAGCAGCGAATCAAAAATCTGCAGAAAGACCTGGCTGAAGAACGCCAGCAGGTGAAGACCCTGGCCCAGTTTGATCCCGCCCGAATGAAGAAGAACCTGGACGCGAACAAGAAAAAACTGGCTGAGAAGACCAAAGCCAATGAACTGCTCGAAAAGTCGCTCAAGGAAGCTCGCGGCGCGAACGCCGAGCAAAACCAAAAGTTGAAGGAAGTCAGGAATGAGCTGGCGCAGTTGAAGGCGAGCCTGGGGACGGAGGATGAGGCGGCGTAAAGCGGGCTCTGGCCCACCCCGCTGGTTGCGTATTGCAGGGGCGGCAACTGCGAACGCAATCAACGCACGGAATGATGAGGTTCCGATGAAGCAACAGGACGAAAACGTACAGCGGAAGCACATCGATCTTCCCGAAAGCTTTATTTTCTCGACCGAGTACGAGGTTCTCTACTCGGATGTGAACTCCGCCAATCACCTCGGTGCAGATCGAGTGCTCCCCATCGCCATGGAGGCCCAACTGCGCTTTATCAAGCGCCTGGGCTACACAGACGCCATGGCGTTCGAAGATGCAGGGCTGATCATGGCGCACTCTGAAGTACAGTATTTGTCGGAAGCCAAGTACGGAGAGAAATTGCTGATTGAACTCACACCCAGCAACCTGGGCCGAAAGAGTTTTAATCTGGTGTATCGTATCCAGAATCTGACTCAGGACCGCGAGCTGGCCCGGGTAGTCACAACACTACTTTTCTTTGATTATCAGGCCAGCTGCGTCATCGAGGTACCCGAAACCTTCAGAGATCGGATAGCGAAGGTTCAGGCCTCGAATCGCTGTTAACGCACCACATTTCCGGCAACAGACTTGGCCATAGGCTCCAGGACACTTTAATCAGATGAACAGCTCCTTCTCAGAGCTACCGCTACCACCTGCCCAGTTGGAGAATCTCGAGCAAATCGGCTATCGCGAGATGACGCCGATCCAGGCTGCTTCACTTCCGCTCACCCTGGCGGGCCAGGATTTGATCGCCCAGGCCAAAACCGGCAGCGGTAAAACCGCCTCTTTTGCCCTGCCACTGCTCTGCAAGCTGAACCCCCGGGATTTTGGCGCACAAGCCCTGGTGCTGTGCCCAACCCGTGAACTGGCCACCCAGGTTGCAACAGAGATCAGGCGACTGGCGCGCTATCAGGCCAATATCAAGGTGGTCACCCTGTGTGGCGGCCAGTCCATCGGCCCACAAATTGGCTCACTTGAACACGGTGGCCACATAATCGTGGGCACTCCCGGGCGAATTAAAGATCACCTGCGTAAACAGACATTGGACCTATCCCGCGTCAACACACTGGTACTGGATGAGGCGGACAGGATGCTCGAGATGGGCTTTGCAGAGGACATCGGCGACATCATCAGCACCACACCAACATCGCGGCAAACCCTGCTATTCTCTGCCACCTACCCGGACGATATCAGGCGATTGAGCCACCGCTACCAGTCAGACGACGTCCAGATGATAAAGGTGGCGCCTCAGGCCGAGGACCAGCAGATCGAGCAACTGTTCTACATCTGCCAGCCTGCCGCCAGGCGAGAGGCCCTACTGCAGATTATTGCCCAACACCAGCCCGACAGGGCAGTGGTGTTCTGCAACACCAAAGCGAGCGTGCGGGAAGTAACCCAAGCTCTCAGCGACGCCCACGATGACGCCCTGGCCCTGCACGGCGACCTCGATCAACGCGAACGCGACCAGGTGCTGGTGCAATTCAAGCACAACAGCGTGCGCCTGCTGGTGGCGACGGACGTAGCTGCCCGCGGCCTGGACATCGACGACCTCCCCGCAGTGATCAACTACGACCTCCCCAGGGAAACCGAGCAATACGTGCACCGCATCGGCCGTACCGGCAGAGCAGGCAAGTCCGGCCTGGCCCTGAGCCTGTTCACAGACAAAGAGCGCTATCGCCTGGATGCGATCGGCCAATACCTTGATCGCGAAGTGGAATTCGAAGCCGTCGAGACGCTGCGCCCCACAGCGGCCAGTCTGCCACCGCCCACCTTCGTGACCCTGGCCATTGCCGGCGGACGCAAAAATAAGGTACGTCCGGGAGACATACTCGGTGCGTTGACCCGAGAAGGCGGTATCGAAGGGAATGCAGTGGGCAAAATAGACGTGCTGGAGCACGTGGCTTATGTCGCCATCGAGCGGTCGCAGTCCAAGCTCGCCCTGAAGCAGTTGTCCAACGGCAAGATCAAGGGCCGCAAATTCAAAGTGC
This window harbors:
- a CDS encoding serine hydrolase domain-containing protein — translated: MQRRSGVLSLVAGWVVLFSLMGCSGKTLDPGVPAAQENPGEVENLSWWSRAAMDAYLRQDVWRGNRAGYVLMFARDGVPIHANAYGWADIASERPMMLTTPMRFASMTKPVIAVAAMQLVEQGRMDLDDPVAKYIPAFADSQVAVSQARNAQGDFDTRPAQPVLVRHLLMFASGIGPGRDEETELWQHWQANSPREEGAGTLQGRISAMASLPLFEEPGTRWRYGWSADALAAVVEVVSGQRIDAYLQANVFEPLGMGHTRYLVNMADRSGLATVYRHDASGELIDFGSTIDADFPEGGSGLVSTAGDYLRFALMLWNDGTYQGVQVLQPDTLAQIQALHVPGGVMANEGIEGIGWGLGFAVVADDEASVTPDRTGDFWWAGYFGTHFFVSPETGLVGVFLSQTEPSPGNEVPFALYVAQAIAFAGL
- a CDS encoding acyl-CoA thioesterase encodes the protein MKQQDENVQRKHIDLPESFIFSTEYEVLYSDVNSANHLGADRVLPIAMEAQLRFIKRLGYTDAMAFEDAGLIMAHSEVQYLSEAKYGEKLLIELTPSNLGRKSFNLVYRIQNLTQDRELARVVTTLLFFDYQASCVIEVPETFRDRIAKVQASNRC
- a CDS encoding dihydrodipicolinate reductase; protein product: MTYKVVQWATGNLGRPAIEGIVSHPELELAGVWVHSDSKVGQDAGALADRPDLVTGVKATNDIDALIGLAPDCILYSPLVPIESEILAFLQAGINVVTPLGWFYPRDLKTAAIDAACEQGQSTLHGTGIHPGGVTEKWPLVMSSFSRDVTYVSCEEYSDCRTYGAPDVLHDIMLFGRTPEDAANSPMLQLLGSGFGQSVHMIADAMGFTLDGPLRASHDFALATAPIDTPMGAIQPDHVAAQRFRWEGLRNGEPVVKAEVNWYMGTDNIETDWFEADKIAASGECFAMRVEGDPPVYIQTHGVHPTRDMDWSEVHRRNPGMVATAMHCVNSIPFVCRAEPGIKTYLDLPLIHGKAKVVD
- the dbpA gene encoding ATP-dependent RNA helicase DbpA, whose protein sequence is MNSSFSELPLPPAQLENLEQIGYREMTPIQAASLPLTLAGQDLIAQAKTGSGKTASFALPLLCKLNPRDFGAQALVLCPTRELATQVATEIRRLARYQANIKVVTLCGGQSIGPQIGSLEHGGHIIVGTPGRIKDHLRKQTLDLSRVNTLVLDEADRMLEMGFAEDIGDIISTTPTSRQTLLFSATYPDDIRRLSHRYQSDDVQMIKVAPQAEDQQIEQLFYICQPAARREALLQIIAQHQPDRAVVFCNTKASVREVTQALSDAHDDALALHGDLDQRERDQVLVQFKHNSVRLLVATDVAARGLDIDDLPAVINYDLPRETEQYVHRIGRTGRAGKSGLALSLFTDKERYRLDAIGQYLDREVEFEAVETLRPTAASLPPPTFVTLAIAGGRKNKVRPGDILGALTREGGIEGNAVGKIDVLEHVAYVAIERSQSKLALKQLSNGKIKGRKFKVRKLSLNRNRDQRG